The following proteins come from a genomic window of Finegoldia magna ATCC 29328:
- the gpmI gene encoding 2,3-bisphosphoglycerate-independent phosphoglycerate mutase, whose protein sequence is MENKKNKLILIILDGWGLGKDYPGNVIKLADTPTFDKLMSEYPNSQLIASGNEVGLPAGQMGNSEVGHMNIGSGRIIFQDLSKISNEIESGKFYENEILKNIILKTKENRKRLHLLGLLSFGGVHSHYDHLVAILKLCKKLDFKDVVIHCFTDGRDVSPTSAKNDIKKLQDDIKVIGVGTIASVCGRYYAMDRDKRWDRVEKAYNCITNCEGNKTNDPIQYLQKSYDRNITDEFIEPCAIVDENNQGIKVENGDSFVFFNFRPDRARQLTRAFVDDDFDGFARKKFKDISFVTMTEYDKTIKNVQIAYPKQGYNNVLGQIVSEKGLKQLRIAETEKYAHVTFFFNGGIEKEFKNEDRILVPSPKVSTYDLKPEMSAIEVKNHVVDVINKDIYDLIILNFANSDMVGHTGVISADKIAVETVDKCLDEILTAIDKNGKYHALITADHGNSEYLIDEMTGGPFTAHTTNPVPFIEYPEKDIKLNNGILADIAPTILELMNIEKPAEMTGKSLIKKESK, encoded by the coding sequence ATGGAAAATAAAAAAAACAAATTAATACTAATAATTTTAGATGGCTGGGGACTAGGTAAGGATTATCCTGGAAATGTTATAAAACTAGCTGATACTCCAACTTTCGATAAACTCATGAGTGAATACCCGAATTCACAATTGATTGCATCTGGAAATGAGGTAGGACTACCAGCCGGTCAAATGGGTAATTCTGAAGTAGGACACATGAATATAGGTTCTGGTAGAATTATCTTTCAAGATTTGAGTAAAATTTCCAATGAAATAGAATCTGGAAAATTTTATGAGAATGAAATCTTAAAAAATATTATTTTAAAAACGAAAGAAAACAGAAAAAGACTTCATTTATTAGGGTTACTTTCTTTTGGTGGAGTCCATTCACATTATGATCATCTTGTAGCAATTTTGAAATTATGCAAGAAATTAGACTTTAAAGATGTTGTAATACATTGCTTTACTGATGGAAGAGATGTATCTCCAACTTCAGCAAAAAATGATATAAAAAAATTACAAGATGATATTAAAGTAATTGGTGTTGGAACAATTGCATCTGTTTGTGGTCGATATTATGCGATGGATAGAGATAAAAGATGGGATAGAGTTGAGAAAGCATATAATTGTATTACCAATTGTGAAGGAAATAAGACCAATGATCCGATACAATATCTACAAAAAAGTTATGATAGAAATATCACCGATGAATTTATCGAACCATGTGCGATAGTAGATGAAAATAATCAAGGAATAAAAGTTGAAAATGGAGATTCATTTGTATTCTTTAATTTCAGACCAGACAGGGCTAGACAACTTACTAGAGCGTTTGTTGATGATGATTTTGATGGTTTTGCTAGAAAAAAATTCAAAGACATTTCGTTTGTTACAATGACAGAGTACGATAAAACTATAAAAAATGTACAAATTGCATATCCAAAACAAGGATACAATAATGTATTAGGTCAAATTGTTTCCGAAAAAGGATTAAAACAATTAAGAATTGCAGAAACAGAAAAATATGCACATGTAACTTTTTTCTTTAATGGTGGTATAGAAAAAGAGTTTAAAAACGAAGATAGAATTTTAGTTCCATCTCCAAAAGTATCCACTTACGATCTTAAGCCAGAAATGAGTGCTATCGAAGTTAAAAATCACGTTGTTGATGTTATTAATAAGGATATATATGACTTAATTATATTAAATTTTGCTAATTCTGATATGGTTGGTCACACAGGTGTTATTTCTGCAGATAAGATAGCCGTCGAAACTGTTGATAAATGTTTGGATGAAATATTAACAGCCATAGATAAAAATGGAAAATATCATGCTTTAATAACTGCAGATCATGGGAATAGTGAATATTTAATTGATGAAATGACTGGTGGACCATTTACGGCACATACAACTAATCCAGTGCCATTCATAGAATATCCTGAAAAAGATATCAAATTAAATAATGGAATTTTAGCAGATATAGCACCAACAATTTTAGAATTGATGAATATAGAAAAACCTGCAGAAATGACAGGTAAATCTTTAATTAAAAAGGAGAGTAAATAA
- the tpiA gene encoding triose-phosphate isomerase, with the protein MRKPLIAGNWKMNKTDGETKQFINDLKCLDISDNVEACIISPFTSLKTLTEDLRNSNISTGAQNMYYEECGAFTGEVSPNMLKDLGIDYVIIGHSERRTIFKEDDELLNKKIASALKHDIKPILCCGENLEQRESNRHEEVVESQIRLDLKGINEKDIMSKLVIAYEPIWAIGTGKTASSDDAQSMCKFIRNLLSKMYSKDLADSVRIQYGGSVKPENILDIMSKEDIDGALVGGASLEAESFSKLINYGK; encoded by the coding sequence ATGAGAAAACCTTTAATTGCAGGAAATTGGAAAATGAACAAGACTGACGGAGAAACTAAGCAGTTTATAAATGATTTAAAATGTTTAGATATTTCTGATAATGTTGAAGCTTGTATTATATCTCCATTCACGTCTTTAAAAACACTTACTGAAGATTTAAGAAATTCAAATATTTCTACAGGCGCACAAAATATGTATTATGAAGAATGTGGTGCTTTTACTGGAGAAGTTTCTCCAAATATGCTTAAAGATTTGGGCATTGACTATGTTATAATTGGTCATTCTGAAAGAAGAACCATATTTAAAGAAGATGACGAATTATTAAATAAAAAAATAGCATCTGCATTAAAACACGATATTAAACCAATACTTTGTTGCGGAGAAAATTTAGAACAAAGAGAATCCAATAGACACGAAGAGGTAGTTGAATCACAAATCAGATTAGACTTGAAAGGGATAAATGAGAAGGACATAATGTCCAAATTAGTCATTGCTTATGAACCTATATGGGCTATTGGAACTGGAAAGACAGCTTCTAGTGATGATGCTCAATCTATGTGTAAATTTATCAGGAATTTATTGTCGAAAATGTATAGCAAAGATTTAGCAGATTCAGTTAGGATACAATATGGTGGAAGTGTAAAACCTGAAAATATATTGGACATAATGTCAAAAGAGGACATTGATGGAGCTTTAGTAGGGGGTGCAAGTTTAGAAGCTGAAAGTTTTTCTAAACTTATTAATTATGGAAAATAA
- a CDS encoding phosphoglycerate kinase, whose translation MNKKTLKDLNVENKRVLVRVDFNVPIKEGIITDTNRIEASLTTIKYLIDNNAKVILMSHLGRPKGEPKPEFSLKPVAQKLSEMIGQDVKFIDSDKVVDDSVIEESKKLQPKEIMLIQNTRFRKEEEKNDQTFSKELSQLADLYVNDAFGTSHRAHASNVGVSKFLPSAVGFLVQKEIEIMGKALENPERPFTAILGGAKVSDKIGVIENLLDKVDTILIGGAMAFTFIKSQGKNVGKSLIEEDKLDLAKSLLEKAQEKGVKIFLPVDFVVAKEMTEESDSKVINIDDFTDDIAGFDIGTKTIKIFDEEIQKSKTIVWNGPMGVFEIEQFSKGTFEIANSLVKSKAITIVGGGDSASAIAKSGNKDKVTHVSTGGGASLEFLEGKVLPGIDCIDER comes from the coding sequence ATGAATAAAAAAACACTAAAAGATTTAAATGTTGAAAATAAAAGGGTACTTGTAAGAGTAGATTTTAATGTCCCTATTAAAGAAGGTATAATTACTGATACAAATAGAATAGAAGCCTCATTAACTACAATAAAGTATTTAATTGATAACAATGCAAAAGTTATTTTAATGAGTCATCTAGGCAGACCAAAAGGAGAACCTAAACCTGAGTTCTCATTGAAACCAGTCGCACAAAAGCTTTCAGAAATGATTGGACAAGACGTAAAGTTTATAGATAGTGACAAAGTCGTTGACGATTCTGTTATTGAAGAAAGTAAAAAATTGCAACCTAAAGAAATTATGCTAATTCAAAATACAAGGTTTAGAAAAGAAGAAGAAAAGAATGATCAAACATTTTCTAAAGAATTATCACAATTAGCTGATTTATATGTCAATGATGCTTTTGGAACTAGTCATAGGGCTCACGCTTCAAATGTTGGTGTTTCGAAATTTTTACCAAGTGCTGTAGGATTTTTAGTTCAAAAAGAAATAGAAATAATGGGTAAAGCTCTAGAAAATCCTGAAAGACCATTTACAGCAATATTGGGTGGCGCAAAGGTTTCTGATAAAATAGGTGTTATAGAAAATCTATTAGATAAAGTTGATACAATATTAATAGGTGGTGCTATGGCATTTACTTTTATTAAGTCACAAGGCAAAAATGTGGGAAAATCATTGATTGAAGAAGATAAATTAGATCTAGCAAAATCTCTTTTAGAAAAAGCTCAAGAAAAAGGTGTTAAAATCTTCTTGCCTGTTGACTTTGTAGTAGCTAAAGAAATGACTGAAGAATCAGATTCTAAAGTAATCAATATTGATGATTTTACAGATGATATAGCTGGATTTGATATAGGTACTAAAACAATAAAGATATTTGATGAAGAAATACAAAAGTCAAAAACCATTGTATGGAATGGACCTATGGGAGTATTTGAAATTGAACAATTTAGTAAAGGTACTTTTGAAATTGCAAATTCTTTAGTGAAATCAAAAGCTATAACTATCGTTGGCGGTGGAGATAGCGCATCAGCAATTGCAAAATCTGGAAATAAAGATAAAGTAACACATGTTTCAACTGGTGGAGGTGCTTCTTTAGAATTCCTAGAAGGCAAAGTTTTACCAGGTATAGATTGTATTGATGAGAGATAA
- the gap gene encoding type I glyceraldehyde-3-phosphate dehydrogenase gives MKVAISGFGRIGRDVTRILMQKNDPDLELVALNITSDLKTNAHLLKFDSIYRTFEKEVEVIADDKIKIGGKEIKVVNSRNPEELPWKELGVDLVIDSTGAFKDKEGLSKHLKAGAKKVLLTAPGKSDVKMIVVGVNDKEYNPETDDIVSNASCTTNCLAPVAKVLDDEFGIEKGLMTTIHAYTNDQNIQDAHHKDLRRARAAALSMIPTTTGAAKAVGKVLPQLEGKMTGLAVRVPTPTGSITDLTVLLGKEVTKEEINNAMKKASEGELKGILGYSEDQLVSSDIIGDERSSIFDADMTYALGNMVKIASWYDNEWGYSSRVFDLAKIIATR, from the coding sequence ATGAAAGTAGCAATTAGTGGATTTGGAAGAATAGGTAGAGATGTGACTAGGATTTTGATGCAAAAAAATGATCCTGATCTCGAATTAGTAGCATTAAACATTACAAGTGACTTAAAAACAAATGCTCACCTTTTAAAATTTGATTCAATTTATCGTACTTTTGAAAAAGAAGTTGAAGTAATTGCAGATGACAAAATTAAAATAGGTGGAAAAGAGATTAAGGTAGTTAATAGTAGAAATCCAGAAGAATTGCCATGGAAAGAATTGGGTGTTGATTTAGTTATCGATTCTACAGGTGCATTTAAAGATAAGGAAGGCTTATCAAAACATCTTAAAGCTGGTGCTAAAAAAGTATTATTGACTGCTCCAGGAAAATCTGATGTAAAAATGATTGTTGTTGGTGTTAATGATAAAGAATACAATCCTGAAACTGATGACATTGTTTCAAATGCATCATGCACAACTAATTGCTTGGCTCCTGTTGCTAAAGTATTAGATGATGAATTTGGAATTGAAAAAGGATTAATGACAACAATCCATGCATATACAAACGATCAAAATATTCAAGATGCTCACCATAAAGATTTAAGACGTGCGAGGGCAGCTGCATTGAGTATGATTCCAACTACAACAGGTGCTGCGAAAGCAGTTGGTAAAGTTCTTCCTCAATTAGAAGGTAAAATGACTGGACTAGCAGTTCGTGTACCAACTCCTACTGGATCTATTACAGATTTAACTGTTCTTTTAGGTAAGGAAGTTACAAAAGAAGAAATTAATAATGCAATGAAAAAAGCTAGTGAAGGTGAATTGAAAGGAATCTTAGGATATTCTGAAGATCAATTAGTATCTTCTGATATTATCGGAGATGAAAGAAGTTCAATATTTGATGCTGATATGACATACGCATTAGGTAATATGGTAAAAATTGCTTCTTGGTATGATAACGAATGGGGTTATAGTTCAAGAGTATTTGATTTAGCAAAAATAATAGCTACAAGATAA
- a CDS encoding Na/Pi cotransporter family protein, with the protein MEIITPVLGGLALFLFGMTIMGEGLQKSSGNKLKMIVGSLTRNKYIGVLLGIIVTMVIQSSSAATVMVVGFVNAGIMPLNQAVGVIIGANVGTTITAQIIAFDIAKYAPLIVAFGVLLYMSAKDDRKKNLGEVFVGLGLIFIGMNTMGDGLNPLSKELWFKNALLKLNSPIIGVFVGFFLTTAVQSSSASIGLIQALGKQGLLSINQAAPLLLGGNIGTTTTALLSSIGAGKNAKRAAIIHLLFNLIGTVVVLVFLNKIIQNIVYMLTPLNVSRQIANYHTLFNIVNVALQLPVSSFLVKAAMKIVPGEEHAKDLQYLDDRILETPSIAVEQARLEVNRMSDIVYQNFKNVDEYFMTGNKKLKTKILEEEKRINNLEKHIVEYLVKLSNKSISDQEHTQIFIMQDMLNDLERIGDHVENICGIVTLIFDEDKEFSKIAIDEYKDLYTNVENAIIDSTMAFKNNDQSLASKVANIENNVDFLEKKYRHNHIKRINNNECDPTVGVNFLDILSNLERISDHCTNISNYTLHIEV; encoded by the coding sequence ATGGAAATTATAACTCCGGTTTTAGGTGGTTTAGCATTATTCTTGTTCGGCATGACAATAATGGGAGAGGGCCTTCAAAAATCGTCAGGTAATAAATTAAAAATGATAGTAGGATCATTAACTAGAAACAAATATATAGGGGTACTTTTAGGTATTATTGTTACTATGGTTATACAATCATCATCCGCAGCAACAGTAATGGTAGTAGGTTTTGTAAACGCTGGTATTATGCCCTTAAATCAAGCTGTAGGTGTAATTATCGGTGCTAATGTCGGTACAACTATTACTGCTCAAATCATCGCATTTGATATTGCAAAATATGCCCCATTAATTGTTGCATTTGGAGTACTTTTATATATGAGTGCGAAAGATGACAGGAAAAAGAACTTAGGTGAGGTTTTTGTTGGTTTAGGTTTAATTTTCATCGGAATGAATACAATGGGCGATGGGTTAAATCCTCTATCAAAAGAATTATGGTTTAAAAATGCACTACTTAAACTTAATTCTCCAATAATTGGTGTTTTTGTTGGATTCTTTTTAACTACAGCTGTACAATCATCTTCAGCATCCATAGGTTTAATACAAGCGTTAGGGAAGCAAGGACTATTATCAATCAATCAAGCAGCGCCTTTATTACTGGGTGGAAATATTGGTACAACAACAACGGCACTATTGTCTTCAATAGGCGCAGGGAAAAATGCAAAAAGAGCGGCGATTATTCACTTATTATTCAATCTAATAGGTACAGTTGTCGTATTAGTATTTTTGAATAAAATAATTCAAAATATTGTTTATATGCTTACTCCACTTAATGTATCTAGACAAATAGCAAACTATCATACACTCTTTAATATTGTAAACGTAGCATTGCAACTTCCAGTATCAAGCTTTTTAGTAAAAGCGGCAATGAAAATTGTTCCTGGTGAAGAGCATGCTAAAGATTTACAATATTTAGATGATAGAATTTTAGAAACTCCATCTATTGCGGTTGAACAAGCAAGACTTGAGGTAAATAGAATGAGCGATATAGTTTATCAAAACTTCAAGAATGTAGATGAATACTTCATGACCGGTAATAAAAAGTTGAAAACAAAAATATTAGAAGAAGAAAAAAGAATTAATAATTTAGAAAAACATATTGTGGAATATTTAGTGAAATTGTCTAATAAATCTATTTCTGATCAAGAGCATACACAAATATTCATAATGCAAGACATGCTAAACGACCTTGAAAGGATAGGAGACCATGTTGAGAACATATGTGGAATAGTTACTCTTATTTTCGATGAAGACAAAGAATTTAGCAAGATAGCTATAGATGAGTATAAAGATTTATATACTAATGTTGAAAATGCTATAATTGATTCAACTATGGCATTCAAAAACAACGATCAATCGCTTGCTTCTAAAGTTGCAAATATAGAAAATAATGTGGACTTTTTAGAGAAAAAATATAGACATAATCATATTAAAAGAATTAATAATAATGAATGTGATCCAACAGTTGGTGTAAATTTCCTAGATATTTTATCAAACTTAGAAAGAATATCTGACCACTGTACGAATATATCAAATTATACACTTCATATTGAAGTATAA
- a CDS encoding tRNA (cytidine(34)-2'-O)-methyltransferase, whose protein sequence is MLNIVLLEPEKPSNTGNIGRTCVLTNTRLHLVRPFSFRLDDKLLKRSGMDYWDKVDLVIHDDIDEFLEYIKGNDRVFYVETFATHYYHEVEYKDGDYLVFGKESSGIDKDLVSKHKEHSIKIPMNMEIDRSLNLANSCNIVLFEALRQINFPGLK, encoded by the coding sequence ATGTTAAATATTGTTCTATTAGAGCCAGAAAAGCCATCAAATACTGGAAATATTGGAAGAACTTGTGTTCTTACCAATACGAGGTTACATTTAGTTAGACCTTTTAGTTTTAGATTGGATGATAAATTATTAAAAAGGTCTGGAATGGATTATTGGGATAAAGTTGATTTAGTTATTCATGATGATATTGATGAATTTTTGGAATACATAAAAGGAAATGATAGAGTTTTTTATGTTGAAACTTTTGCAACCCATTATTATCATGAAGTGGAGTATAAAGATGGAGATTATTTGGTGTTTGGAAAAGAATCTTCAGGAATAGACAAAGATTTGGTAAGTAAACATAAAGAGCATTCCATAAAAATCCCTATGAATATGGAAATAGACAGATCTTTGAATTTAGCAAATTCTTGCAATATAGTATTGTTTGAAGCATTGAGACAAATTAATTTTCCGGGATTGAAATAG
- the tkt gene encoding transketolase, producing MDKKQLAINTIRLLSVEMIQKANSGHPGLPLGASPMTFTLFNDIMHFSPKHSDWINRDRFILSAGHGSAMLYSLLHLFGFGITLDDLKEFRQYNSLTPGHPEYLHTKGIDATTGPLGQGLSMAVGMAIAQEYLASQFNTEDHKIFDNYTYTIVGDGCLQEGITNEASSIAGSLKLSKLICLYDSNNITIEGDTKNIFSENVRARYEALGWDTYFVEYGNDIEKIRETIKHAKTTDKPSFIEIKTKIGYGSVVEGSAKAHGAPIGKENIPSLKEKLGLDFTEEFYIPQEVKDLFEQSVIEKEKYYSEWENMFEDYKQTHRDLYDKLMKFLSKEIDEEYLTSEEFTSFEKDDATRSYSHILLNRLKDKQLNIVGGSADLAPSNKTFMDGLDVFTQTIRSGRNIQFGVREHAMAAISNGISLYGGLIPYCATFMIFSDYLKPAMRLSALMKRQVIYILTHDSIGVGEDGPTHEPIEQLAMLRTIPNLNTLRPADGFETAMAYKIALENKETPSALVLSRQTLVNLKETNEGALKGGYVLKKQEAPDLVIIATGSEVKLALDASEILEKEGIKAQVVSMMCQEIFDKQDQKYKDSVIPKNIEKRVSIECLSTYGWQKYTGLNGLNIGIDEFGMSAPGNKIMEHFGFTTEKIVKRIKKYL from the coding sequence ATGGACAAAAAACAATTAGCTATTAATACTATTAGATTATTATCTGTAGAAATGATTCAAAAAGCAAATTCAGGACACCCTGGACTTCCTTTAGGTGCAAGCCCGATGACATTTACATTATTTAATGATATAATGCATTTTTCGCCAAAACACAGTGACTGGATAAATAGAGACAGGTTTATTTTATCGGCTGGTCATGGTTCTGCTATGTTATATTCGCTTTTACATTTATTTGGATTTGGAATAACATTAGATGATTTAAAAGAATTTAGACAATATAACAGCTTGACACCAGGACATCCTGAATATTTGCATACAAAGGGAATTGATGCTACAACTGGCCCTTTAGGACAAGGATTGAGCATGGCTGTTGGTATGGCAATTGCTCAAGAATATTTGGCAAGCCAATTTAATACTGAAGATCACAAAATTTTTGATAATTATACTTATACAATTGTTGGTGATGGTTGTCTTCAAGAAGGCATAACAAATGAAGCTAGTTCTATAGCTGGATCATTAAAGTTATCAAAATTGATTTGTTTATATGATTCTAACAATATAACAATTGAAGGAGATACTAAAAATATTTTTTCAGAAAATGTCAGAGCTAGATATGAAGCATTAGGCTGGGATACTTACTTTGTAGAATATGGTAATGACATAGAAAAAATAAGAGAAACAATCAAACATGCAAAAACAACTGATAAACCATCATTTATTGAAATTAAAACAAAAATTGGTTATGGAAGTGTTGTTGAAGGATCTGCAAAGGCACACGGAGCTCCAATTGGCAAAGAAAACATTCCAAGTCTGAAAGAAAAATTAGGATTAGACTTTACCGAAGAGTTCTATATTCCACAAGAAGTTAAAGATCTTTTTGAACAATCTGTTATTGAAAAAGAAAAATATTATTCTGAATGGGAAAATATGTTTGAAGACTATAAACAAACTCATAGAGATCTTTACGATAAATTAATGAAATTTTTATCAAAAGAAATTGATGAAGAATATTTAACATCAGAAGAGTTTACTAGTTTTGAAAAAGATGATGCTACAAGATCATACTCACATATATTATTAAATAGACTAAAAGATAAGCAATTAAATATTGTTGGTGGTTCAGCTGACCTAGCACCATCCAATAAAACATTTATGGATGGATTGGATGTATTTACACAAACAATTAGATCTGGTCGAAATATACAATTTGGTGTTAGGGAACATGCGATGGCCGCTATAAGCAATGGTATAAGTTTGTATGGTGGATTAATTCCATATTGTGCTACATTCATGATTTTCTCAGATTATTTAAAACCAGCTATGAGATTGTCGGCTTTAATGAAGAGACAAGTTATATATATATTAACACACGATTCGATTGGTGTTGGAGAAGATGGGCCAACACATGAACCTATAGAACAATTAGCAATGTTAAGAACTATTCCAAATTTAAATACACTTAGACCTGCAGACGGATTCGAAACAGCAATGGCATATAAAATAGCATTAGAAAACAAAGAAACTCCATCAGCTTTGGTATTATCAAGACAAACATTAGTTAATTTAAAAGAAACTAATGAAGGTGCTTTAAAAGGAGGATACGTTCTTAAAAAACAAGAAGCTCCAGACTTAGTTATAATTGCTACAGGTTCCGAGGTAAAACTTGCTTTAGATGCCAGCGAAATTCTTGAAAAAGAAGGTATTAAAGCTCAAGTTGTTTCTATGATGTGTCAAGAAATTTTTGATAAACAAGATCAAAAATACAAAGATTCTGTTATTCCTAAAAATATAGAAAAACGAGTAAGTATTGAGTGCTTATCAACTTATGGATGGCAAAAATATACTGGACTAAATGGTTTGAATATCGGAATCGACGAATTCGGTATGAGTGCTCCAGGAAATAAAATAATGGAACATTTTGGTTTTACAACTGAAAAAATAGTTAAAAGAATAAAAAAATATTTATAA
- the dprA gene encoding DNA-processing protein DprA gives MDSDLLLFLSSLNTNYNWIGPILENYNTLDDIVYDNAKKLLEVDPKIYEFIFKNIKKFDINLYKEKLWKNSIKFTTYGDSKYPKKLLEIDDAPYTLYYKGDLNEDFDNSVSFVGARKCSQYGSYACKKFVSEISQYKIPVVSGLALGIDKISHQTALENNNKTIGVLGCGIDQVYPQSNYRVFQEMISSHNGVIMSEYPFGIAPMPYNFPFRNRIISGLSLATVVIEAKEKSGTLITSSYALSQGRDIFAVPGNINSVYSTGTNQLIKDGAYLLTDVLDIISQIPEFQNKFIEKPQLSFDLNELESKIFNLLKIDANSPDEISLKLNENISDVLMSLTKMELLGIVVDIGSKYSLK, from the coding sequence ATGGATTCAGATTTATTACTATTTTTAAGTAGTTTGAATACAAATTATAATTGGATAGGTCCGATTCTTGAAAATTATAATACACTTGATGATATTGTTTATGATAATGCAAAAAAACTTTTAGAAGTTGATCCTAAAATTTACGAATTTATTTTTAAAAATATAAAAAAGTTTGATATTAATCTGTACAAAGAAAAATTGTGGAAAAATAGTATAAAATTTACTACATATGGTGATTCAAAATATCCGAAAAAATTACTTGAAATTGATGATGCTCCATATACTTTATATTACAAAGGAGATCTAAATGAAGATTTTGATAATTCAGTTTCTTTTGTTGGAGCAAGAAAATGTAGTCAATATGGGTCATATGCTTGTAAAAAATTTGTTTCAGAGATTTCACAATATAAAATCCCGGTAGTAAGTGGATTGGCACTAGGAATTGACAAAATTTCTCATCAAACTGCCCTGGAAAATAACAATAAAACAATAGGAGTTTTAGGATGTGGAATAGATCAAGTTTATCCTCAAAGTAATTATAGAGTTTTTCAAGAAATGATTTCATCACATAATGGAGTAATTATGAGTGAATATCCTTTTGGAATAGCGCCAATGCCATATAATTTTCCATTTAGAAATAGAATAATATCTGGATTGTCACTAGCTACTGTTGTTATAGAAGCAAAAGAAAAAAGCGGTACATTAATTACATCATCTTATGCTTTATCACAAGGAAGAGATATATTTGCTGTGCCAGGAAACATTAACTCAGTTTATTCGACAGGTACTAATCAATTAATCAAAGATGGTGCATACTTATTAACAGATGTTTTGGATATAATAAGTCAAATACCGGAATTTCAAAATAAATTTATAGAAAAGCCTCAATTAAGTTTTGATTTAAATGAACTAGAAAGTAAAATATTTAATTTATTAAAAATTGATGCAAACTCACCAGATGAGATTTCTTTAAAATTAAATGAAAATATCTCTGATGTATTGATGAGTTTAACTAAAATGGAATTATTGGGAATTGTCGTTGACATTGGAAGTAAATATTCATTAAAGTAG